The genome window ATCATCGACCCATTTGATCGGGTGAGCGACGTTGTAGCGGCGCTTTAGCCCGATGGCGACTAGGCGCTGGTCGATGAGGTAGCGGATGTATTGCTCGATGATGTCGTCGGTAAAGCCCATGATCTGGTTTTGCGTAATGTATTTGCCCCATTTGATCTCAAGCTCGCCCGCGCGCTCGAACATATCGTAAATTTTAGCTTCCGTCTCAGGCGTAAAAAGATCGGGACGCTCGGCGCGGACGCTGTTTATCATGTTTTGAAATAGCAGTAGATGCGTGATCTCGTCGCGCTGGATAAAGCGGATCATCTGCGCGCTGCCTAGCATCTTGCCGGCACGCGCCAGCGCATAGATCGCCGTAAAACCGCTATAAAAATAAATACCTTCTAAAATTTGATTCGCCACCATGGCAAGTAGCAGCTTTTCGTCCGTGACTTCGCCCGCAAGCTCCTCGTAAACGCTTGAGATGTAGTCGTTTTTCTCGCGCAAAACCTCGTCGTGCTTCTCCATCTCGTAGATCAGGTCGGTGTTGTCGCAGATGGCCTCGACCATGACGGCGTAGGACTTGGAGTGGTTGGCCTCCTCGTATGCTTGGCGCGCTAGGCAGGCGTTGATCTCGGGCGCGGTGATGTACGGGTTGATGTTGTCGGCCAGGTTGTTTGTCTGGAAGCTATCCATCGAGATGAGCTGACTCCAAACTAGATCGTACATGCGCTTTTCGGCCTGCGTGAGGTTGTAGGCGTAGTCGCGTACGTCGCCCGACGTGTCGACCTCTTTTGGAAACCACGTGTTGGCCTCCATCAGGTCCCAGAGCTTGAGCGCCCACTGGTATTTTGCCTTGGTGAAATTTAAAATGCCGTGCGGATTGCCGTTAAATACGCGGCGGTCAGTCAAATTTTCGTTTGAGCTTGGATTGTAGATTCTTTTTCGGTTCATGTCTTTTCTTTGTTTTGTAAAATTTGGGGCTGATTTTAGCTAAAAATTTATTTAGATATCTTGAAGCAAGCTATTTGATCGCGTTAAATTTGGCTTTTACGGTTAAGACTAAATTTAACCCGCGTCAAATTCGCGGGTTAAATTTAGCGCTTTAGCTCGATTGCGCGCTGGAGCATTTCGTTGCTAGTCGTTATGCTCTTGGCATTAGCGTCGTAGGCTTTTTGCGTGACGATGATCTCCGTTAGGGCCTGCGCTAGATCGACGTTTGACTGCTCGAGCGCACGACTGGCGATTTGGGCGCCGTAGATGCTTTTGCCGCCCGCGTCTTTGTAGAAAAAGGCCGCGCCGGAGTTTGCGCTTTGCGAATAGATATTATCGCCCATTTTTGCAAGGCCTTGCTCGTTTTGGAAGTGATAGAGCGCGACTTTGCCGACGGAGCGGACTTGACCGTTTGTAAACTGCGCCAATATATTGCCAGAATTATTAGTGTGATAATCCTTTAAAATACCCTCTGGCACGCCGTCTTGAGCGATCGAGATGCTTTTTGCTTGCGCGGTGCTGGTGACGCCCGAGTAAATTTGACCCGCAGCCGCTGGAGTACCGAAGTCTAGCTTGATTTGTGAGCCGTTACTGTCTACCGAAGCTAGAGTCGTGCTAACCAGTCTGCCCTCGTGGTCGAAATTTAACTCGCCGTTAGAGTTTGAGACTACTGCGCCGCTCGCGTCTTTTACTGTTACCACCGCATCCCAAACCGTACCGTTGGCACCCTGAGGGACGCGTTTTGTTAGCGTTAGTTCTAGAGTATTTTTCGTGCCGTCGGCGCTTAAAAGTTCGGTTTTGTATTTTTCTTGATTCGCCGCTTCTTTGGTCGTGTTTATCTTAGCCGTCAAATTCGGCGCCGCGGCTAGGTCGAAATCATTTTCGAATTTTTGACTTATGCTCCAGTTGCCGTTTTCGTCGATCGGAGCGCTAAATTCAGCCGTTTTGCCGTTTGCGTCGGTTGCCGTTACGGTGATTAGATCGCCTTTTCTTGGGCGAGTTATCGTAGTATCAGCCGTGACTTGTCCTCGTAAATTTATGGTTCTAGAGGCGTTATCTATGTTGCTATTGTAGGTTGCCGCATCGACTGGCAATGTGATAGGCTCAGTTTTAAAAGATGAGTCGAGATTGCCTTTAAAAGTTAGCTTTGAGGTCGGTTTGGTCGGTAGATACAAAAACTCCGGTAGGCGAATCTTGCCCTGAGAGCCGATGTCGCCAAGGTCAAGATCTGTCGTATCAATGCTTGGCGTGTAGGCCTGCGTGACTGCAGCCGTGCTGTTTACTCTACCAAAAGCCTCTATCGCGCCCGGACTAGGAGCGACCTGGGTTAGCGCGTTTTGCGTACCTAGGACGTAGTTGCCCTGATTTGTTACGAGATATCTGTCTTTATCTACGCCAAAGCTACCGGCGCGCGTATAGTAGGTGCCCGAGCCGTTTGTCACGCCAAAAAATCCTTTGCCGCCGATCGCCATATCTAGGTCGTTATCGGTTTTCATAAACGGGCCTTGCTTATAAAAGCTAAGCGCCGTCGTCATGCCCGTAGCGCCAAGGCCGACTTGGTCCTGCGTCGGGTTATTGCCCGCGGCGATGGAGGTTTGATAAAAGATGCTTTTAAATTCGGGTATCGAAGCGGTGAAGCCTACGTTGTTTATGTTAGAGACGTTATTTGCCCAAACGTCCATACCAAACCCCTGCGTTCTGACGCCGCTAACGCCGTTATATAGGCTTCTTACCATTGACTTATCCTTTTTTCGGCTCGGTAAATTCTTTTACTTTGTCGATGCTGACGTATTGTCCGCCGACCTTTACTTGCGCGACGCCGTCGATAAATTTGACGCCCTCTACTAGGTAGTTGCCTACGCCGCCGCTTCTAGCTTTACCTGCGAGATCTACGTAGTTTATCTCTACTGAGTAGGTGCCTGCTTTTGCGTCGTTGCCTGCGCTATCCTTGCCGTCCCACTCGAATGTATTTGCGCCAGCTTTTGCTTCGCCAAACTCCAGCGTTCTTACGAGTTTGCCGTTGTTGTCTCTTATGTTTATCGTACCGCCTTTTGCCGCGCTTTCTAAAAATCCCGCAAATTTGACGCCCGAGCCTTCTTCTTTTACGATACCGCTATCGCCGATTTTAGCCATCTTGCCGAGCACTCCGACGGCGTACATATTGGTGCTATTTTTTAGCTGGTCGGCTAGCTTTTGCATCATTTTGTTTGTATTTTCCTGCATCTCGAGCGAGGCTAGCTGGCTGGTTTGAGTTAGCATTTTTTCCGTATCCATCGGACTTGTCGGGTCTTGATACTGAAGTTCGGTCAAAAGAAGTTTCATAAAAGCGTCCTTGTCTAGCTGGGCGTTTGGATTGGTGCCTGCGGCCTTTTGTAGGGCGTCCGCCGATTTTTTGGCGGCTTGGTTGTTTACCGTGAAGTTATTGGTTTCTAGTCCGTTTGCCATCTTTTATCCTTTAAATTTTTATATCTCAAGCAAATTTGATTCCAAATTTACACGTATCGGGGAATGACGAGCTCTAAACGAGGTGCAGTCCGTTCGCCTTGCTCGGTATCGTCGGAGCTAAATTTGGAGCCTTTGTAGCCTTTTTGCCCTTGCTCTTTTTTAGGCTGATTTTGATCGCTAAAGTTCATCTCAAGCTCGGTAAAGCCCATATTTACGAGGCTGTTTTTAAACTCGGCCTGATTTTGTAAAAAGAGGTTCATCGTCTGCGTGTTTGAGTTGAAATTTATGTGCAGATTGTTGCCGCGATTTACCATCGTGATCTCGACTTCGCCTAAATTTAGCGGATTTAGCGTGATGTTAAAGCGCATGAAAGGCGATTTGTAGGCCGCGACTTGTTCTTTCAAATTTGAGCTAAAGTTGTCAAACGTCTCGCGCACGGCTTGGAAATTTCTAGTTTGAGCCTTTGCGTTTGAGATCACGTCTTTTACCATCGCGTTTAGTTCGCTATCGCTATTTTGATTGCTATTTTGTTCGGTCTGCTCGCCTTGATCTTGCTCTCTTTCCGGATACAAAAGAGACTGCAAATTTACCCGTTTTTCTTCTTTTTTATCGGCTTTTAAAATTTCATCCGCCGCACTATTGTTCTCCGGCTTTTCTTTTACGTTCTTGGCGTTTAGCGCGCTTATATTTTCTTCGCTTACCTCTTCTACTTTGTTTACGGTCGTTGTTTCATTGCTCTGGGTTTTTGGTTTAGAAACTTCTTGCAGTAGCTTATTTAGCGTATCTTTTGGCTCTGGCTCGTTTGCGTTTATGGCCTCTTCGACCTTGTTTTTTAGCTCGCTAAATGCAAAATTTTTCTTAGGAGTTACGGGTTCAAAGAAATCTTTTTTCGCCAAACTCGGAAATTTCTCGCCTAGCTCGTCGGCCTGAACCTGCGTCACTTCGATATTTTCCAGACCCAAATTTAGCTTATTTGCAATCTCTATTAGCTCGTTTAGATTTTTAGCTCCCCTTAGCTCGTTTAGAGTCGTTTCGTTTGATAGCGCTTTGGCTAGGCGATTTTCGAAATTTGGAAATTTGCTGATTTTCTCGCCGCCGCTAAGCATCTCTAAAATTTGCAAAAGCTGCATAAAGGTCGCATTTTCAAACAAATTTTCCGCCGCTTCCTCGCCTAAAATTTCTTTTACGTCCGTGCTTTGGATGGGCGCTTTAGTTTGCTGATTTTGAGCCGTTTGGGTGGATAAATTTACCGCTTTTGCCATCTCTTTTAGATCTTCTTCGCTTAAATTTTCGCCCTTTTTAGCGGCCGCATCTAGCACCATAGAGAGAAACTCGCCGTCCTCTTTGCCGCCTTTTTGCGCATTTTTGCTCTGTTTTTTCACGCCGCCTTTGATGCTCGCGTCAAATGATAAAATATCGTTTTGAGTAGTCTGCATAAAAACCCTTTAAATTTAACTTTCATGAGCCATGCAAGAAACGTTCCAAAATAGCTTTATTATTTTTATAAGGAAAATTTGGCTAAAATCAGCCCTATTTTAATAACGGAGAAAAATTTTGGAAAAGATACGAAACATCGCCGTCATCGCTCACGTCGATCACGGCAAAACTACGATGGTTGACGAGCTTTTGAAACAATCGGGTACTTTTAACGAGCACCAAGCCGTCGGCGAACGCGTGATGGATAGCAACGACATCGAGCGCGAGCGCGGCATCACGATCCTCTCGAAAAACACCGCGATCCGCTACAAAGACACCAAAATCAACATCATCGACACCCCGGGCCACGCCGATTTTGGCGGCGAGGTAGAGCGCGTGCTAAAGATGGTCGACGGCGTTTTGCTGCTCGTAGACGCGCAAGAAGGCGTAATGCCGCAGACTAAATTCGTCGTAAAAAAGGCTCTCTCGCTCGGCCTTCGCCCGATCGTCGTCGTAAATAAAATCGACAAACCCGCAGCCGATCCAGACCGCGTGATAAACGAGATTTTCGATCTTTTCGTGGCGCTTGAGGCAAACGACGAGCAGCTAGAGTTTCCTGTCGTTTACGCGGCGGCTAGAAACGGCTATGCGAAGCTAAATTTGGCCGACGAAAACGTAAATATGCAGCCGCTTTTCGAGACGATTTTGTCTCACGTTCCGGCTCCTAGCGGCGATATAAACAACCCTTTGCAGCTTCAAGTTTTCACGCTTGATTACGACAACTACGTCGGTAAAATCGGCATCGCGCGTATCTTTAACGGTAAAATTTCTAAAAACCAAAACGTTATGCTCGCTAAAGCCGACGGCACGAAAACGACGGGTAGGATTTCAAAACTCATCGGCTTTTTGGGTCTTGAGCGCCGCGATATAGACGAGGCGCAAGTGGGCGATATCGTGGCGATAGCAGGCTTTGAGGCGCTGGACGTGGGCGATAGCGTCGTGGATCCAAACTCTCCGATGCCGCTTGATCCGCTAAAAATCGAGGAGCCTACGCTTAGCGTCGTGTTTAGCGTAAATGATAGCCCGCTAGCCGGTACCGAGGGCAAGCACGTAACCTCAAACAAACTCGACGAACGCCTAGCTAGCGAGATGAAAACCAATATCGCGATGCGCTACGAAAACATCGGCGAGGGTAAATTTAAGGTTAGCGGGCGCGGCGAGCTGCAAATCACGATTTTGGCCGAAAACATGCGCCGCGAGGGCTTTGAGTTTTGCCTCGGACGTCCGGAAGTCATCATCAAAGAGATCGAGGGCGTGCGCTGCGAGCCGTTTGAGCTGCTAGTGTGCGACGTACCTGACGAGTTTAGCGGCACCGTGATCGAAAAGCTCGGACGCAGAAAGGCCGAGATGGTCTCGATGCACCCGACCGGCGACGGGCAGACGAGGATCGAGTTTGAGATCCCTGCGCGCGGTCTCATCGGCTTTAGAAGCCAGTTTTTGACCGATACGAAAGGCGAGGGTATCATGAACCACAGCTTCCTCGAGTTTCGCCCGCTCATCGGTAGCGTCGAGCACCGAAGCAACGGTGCTCTAGTGTCGATGGAAAACGGCGTGACGCTAGCGTATAGCCTCTGGAACTTGCAAGATCGCGGCATCCTTTTTGTCGATCCGCAAACCAAGACCTACGTAGGCATGATCATCGGCGAGCACAGCCGTCCAAACGATCTGGACGTAAACCCGATCAAAGGCAAAAACCTAACCAACGTACGCGCTAGCGGCTCTGACGACGCTATCAAGCTCGTACCGCCTAGAAAGCTCAGTCTAGAGCGCGCTCTGGAGTGGATCGAGGAGGACGAGCTAGTCGAAGTCACGCCTTCAAACATACGCGTGCGCAAACGCTATCTAGATCCGACTATGCGCCGCAGAATGGCAAAAACAAAAGAATAAAT of Campylobacter showae contains these proteins:
- a CDS encoding ribonucleotide-diphosphate reductase subunit beta, with the translated sequence MNRKRIYNPSSNENLTDRRVFNGNPHGILNFTKAKYQWALKLWDLMEANTWFPKEVDTSGDVRDYAYNLTQAEKRMYDLVWSQLISMDSFQTNNLADNINPYITAPEINACLARQAYEEANHSKSYAVMVEAICDNTDLIYEMEKHDEVLREKNDYISSVYEELAGEVTDEKLLLAMVANQILEGIYFYSGFTAIYALARAGKMLGSAQMIRFIQRDEITHLLLFQNMINSVRAERPDLFTPETEAKIYDMFERAGELEIKWGKYITQNQIMGFTDDIIEQYIRYLIDQRLVAIGLKRRYNVAHPIKWVDDFAKFNDQKSNFFEAKVTNYSKGSISFDDF
- a CDS encoding flagellar hook protein FlgE produces the protein MVRSLYNGVSGVRTQGFGMDVWANNVSNINNVGFTASIPEFKSIFYQTSIAAGNNPTQDQVGLGATGMTTALSFYKQGPFMKTDNDLDMAIGGKGFFGVTNGSGTYYTRAGSFGVDKDRYLVTNQGNYVLGTQNALTQVAPSPGAIEAFGRVNSTAAVTQAYTPSIDTTDLDLGDIGSQGKIRLPEFLYLPTKPTSKLTFKGNLDSSFKTEPITLPVDAATYNSNIDNASRTINLRGQVTADTTITRPRKGDLITVTATDANGKTAEFSAPIDENGNWSISQKFENDFDLAAAPNLTAKINTTKEAANQEKYKTELLSADGTKNTLELTLTKRVPQGANGTVWDAVVTVKDASGAVVSNSNGELNFDHEGRLVSTTLASVDSNGSQIKLDFGTPAAAGQIYSGVTSTAQAKSISIAQDGVPEGILKDYHTNNSGNILAQFTNGQVRSVGKVALYHFQNEQGLAKMGDNIYSQSANSGAAFFYKDAGGKSIYGAQIASRALEQSNVDLAQALTEIIVTQKAYDANAKSITTSNEMLQRAIELKR
- a CDS encoding flagellar basal body rod modification protein, which translates into the protein MANGLETNNFTVNNQAAKKSADALQKAAGTNPNAQLDKDAFMKLLLTELQYQDPTSPMDTEKMLTQTSQLASLEMQENTNKMMQKLADQLKNSTNMYAVGVLGKMAKIGDSGIVKEEGSGVKFAGFLESAAKGGTINIRDNNGKLVRTLEFGEAKAGANTFEWDGKDSAGNDAKAGTYSVEINYVDLAGKARSGGVGNYLVEGVKFIDGVAQVKVGGQYVSIDKVKEFTEPKKG
- a CDS encoding flagellar hook-length control protein FliK; the encoded protein is MQTTQNDILSFDASIKGGVKKQSKNAQKGGKEDGEFLSMVLDAAAKKGENLSEEDLKEMAKAVNLSTQTAQNQQTKAPIQSTDVKEILGEEAAENLFENATFMQLLQILEMLSGGEKISKFPNFENRLAKALSNETTLNELRGAKNLNELIEIANKLNLGLENIEVTQVQADELGEKFPSLAKKDFFEPVTPKKNFAFSELKNKVEEAINANEPEPKDTLNKLLQEVSKPKTQSNETTTVNKVEEVSEENISALNAKNVKEKPENNSAADEILKADKKEEKRVNLQSLLYPEREQDQGEQTEQNSNQNSDSELNAMVKDVISNAKAQTRNFQAVRETFDNFSSNLKEQVAAYKSPFMRFNITLNPLNLGEVEITMVNRGNNLHINFNSNTQTMNLFLQNQAEFKNSLVNMGFTELEMNFSDQNQPKKEQGQKGYKGSKFSSDDTEQGERTAPRLELVIPRYV
- the typA gene encoding translational GTPase TypA, producing MEKIRNIAVIAHVDHGKTTMVDELLKQSGTFNEHQAVGERVMDSNDIERERGITILSKNTAIRYKDTKINIIDTPGHADFGGEVERVLKMVDGVLLLVDAQEGVMPQTKFVVKKALSLGLRPIVVVNKIDKPAADPDRVINEIFDLFVALEANDEQLEFPVVYAAARNGYAKLNLADENVNMQPLFETILSHVPAPSGDINNPLQLQVFTLDYDNYVGKIGIARIFNGKISKNQNVMLAKADGTKTTGRISKLIGFLGLERRDIDEAQVGDIVAIAGFEALDVGDSVVDPNSPMPLDPLKIEEPTLSVVFSVNDSPLAGTEGKHVTSNKLDERLASEMKTNIAMRYENIGEGKFKVSGRGELQITILAENMRREGFEFCLGRPEVIIKEIEGVRCEPFELLVCDVPDEFSGTVIEKLGRRKAEMVSMHPTGDGQTRIEFEIPARGLIGFRSQFLTDTKGEGIMNHSFLEFRPLIGSVEHRSNGALVSMENGVTLAYSLWNLQDRGILFVDPQTKTYVGMIIGEHSRPNDLDVNPIKGKNLTNVRASGSDDAIKLVPPRKLSLERALEWIEEDELVEVTPSNIRVRKRYLDPTMRRRMAKTKE